A segment of the Asinibacterium sp. OR53 genome:
CACGCCTGGCCATCAACCTGGTACAGACCCTTTTTGAAAAAGGAGGGTTTGCGATTAACTACATGAAAGTTACCGGGTTAATCAAAGAAGCAACACGCGTGCAGGGAGTAACCGCCCGCGATGAAGAAACCGGGATGCATTATTCCCTCAAAGCAAAAGCAGTGATCAATGCCACGGGTGTGTTTGCAGACGATATCCTGCAAATGGATGATCCCACTGCGGCGAAAAGTATTTGCGTGAGTCAGGGTGTGCATGTAGTGCTCGACAAAACCTTTCATCCTTCCACCAGCGCTTTGATGATACCTGAAACTGCCGATGGCCGGGTACTTTTTGTGGTGCCCTGGCACAACAAGTTGATCGTTGGCACCACCGATACACCGGTAGATGCAGCCAGCCTGGAGCCGGTTGCACTGGAAGCAGAGATAGGATTTATACTGGATACGGCCGGGAGCTATTTAACCCGCAAGCCTGCACGTGCCGATGTGTTGAGCGTGTTTGCGGGGCTGCGGCCATTGGCCATACCAGCGAATGGTGCGCAGAAAACAAAAGAGATATCGAGAAGTCATAAGATCATGGTGAGCGCATCGAAGCTCTTCACCATTCTTGGTGGTAAATGGACCACTTACCGAAGAATGGGTGAAGACCTCATCAATCGTATAGAAAAAGAATTGGGATGGATGCCTAAACAATCGGTTACCAAAACACTTCCTATACATGGATATGCAACAGGTATGAACTGGGATGATCCCTTGTATTTCTACGGGGCCGATGCAGTTGCTTTGCAACAAAAGATGAATGACGCCGGTAAGTGGATCAGTGAAAAACTGCATATCCATGAAGCGCAGGTAGTATGGGCGGTACAGGAGGAAATGGCCAGAACAGTGGAAGATGTATTGTCGCGCAGAACGAGGGCGCTGTTGCTCGATGCAGCCGAGAGTACGCGTATGGCAAGGCCGGTAGCGGAGCTGATGGCAAAGCACATGCAGAAAGATGCGCAGTGGGTGGAAGACCAGGTGGCAACATTCAGTCAACTGGCTGCATCGTATAAACTGCGTGATTGAAAAAACCAATAGAATAACCGTATTTTTAATCAGATTGCTTAGATCGCCTATGTCAACATTCATTCTTGCTTTTGACCAGGGAACCACCAGTTCCCGCGCCATTGTTTTCAATAAGAAAAGCGAAGTAGTAGCCGTTGCGCAAAAAGAGTTCACACAAATATTTCCGCAGGCAGGATGGGTAGAGCACGATGCTGCGGAGATATGGTACACACAGTTATCGGTAGCAACGGAGGCGGTGCTCAAGGCCGGGCTCACGTTGCGCGATATTGCAGCCATTGGCATTACCAACCAGCGCGAAACAACGGTGGTATGGAATCGCAAGACCGGCGAGCCTGTTTACAATGCCATTGTGTGGCAGGATAAACGTACCGCTGCTTATTGCGATGTGTTGCGGGCTGCGGGTAAACACGTATCTATACAAGAGCGCACGGGGCTGATACTCGACGCGTATTTTTCTGCTACGAAACTGAAATGGATACTGGATCATGTAGAAGGTGCAAGAGAGCAGG
Coding sequences within it:
- a CDS encoding glycerol-3-phosphate dehydrogenase/oxidase, with amino-acid sequence MEDKPMPVTTTMSETVEKRAQAIAALSNTTEWDIVVIGGGATGLGAALDAAARGYRVLLLEQADFAKSTSSKSTKLVHGGVRYLAQGNVGLVREASIERGLLCRNAPHLVKNLGFVIPLYDFWDSIKYTIGLKLYDWISGRLSLGRSVHISREETLEQLPNIKTEGLLGGVRYHDGQFDDARLAINLVQTLFEKGGFAINYMKVTGLIKEATRVQGVTARDEETGMHYSLKAKAVINATGVFADDILQMDDPTAAKSICVSQGVHVVLDKTFHPSTSALMIPETADGRVLFVVPWHNKLIVGTTDTPVDAASLEPVALEAEIGFILDTAGSYLTRKPARADVLSVFAGLRPLAIPANGAQKTKEISRSHKIMVSASKLFTILGGKWTTYRRMGEDLINRIEKELGWMPKQSVTKTLPIHGYATGMNWDDPLYFYGADAVALQQKMNDAGKWISEKLHIHEAQVVWAVQEEMARTVEDVLSRRTRALLLDAAESTRMARPVAELMAKHMQKDAQWVEDQVATFSQLAASYKLRD